The stretch of DNA aactacggtcctgggtacctcgcaagtgtcacttctacaagtacagttattagactacaacacaatatatttgctcatttgggtactttatcgtcatgttgaccatccctgcagaagaaaaattcttgtttttttttctgaaatcaggcgaaaattaatgcgcgcgttgatgtcatccataaaatttacttgctgtggccttatgttgtacacagacaaacacgcaTACATAATAGCCTGCTGCAGGACCAACGGAAAATGCCAGGTGAACCatttttgaacttgaccttctttttcACAACCGCTACTAACGTACAAAATATAATGGAGATTCATTCATCATCTAAGCTTCTCGAGTCCATAGCCAAACGTACACTTGAAAATACaaagcttgctgcagtacccttggaaaatgccattttcaaacttgacctcCATTTTTACAACTTCTACAtagctacaaaatatcatgaagatattCACAATGTCCAGTATCTCGCCACTACTGTATGATATCCACAACCAAACGAACAAAAGTACAAAGCTCACTGCAGCACCGTacgaaaacgccaggtaaactattttcaaacttgaccttccttttcaaTTCACGACCTCTTATCTACTTATCCATAAAACACTATTATCATGATGAAGATTCATTCTCAGCCCCTAGAGTATGTGTtgtgcacaaacacacaaaaatatttagcctgctgcagtaccgcaggAAAACGCTAGGTCAACCCGTTTaaaacttgacctttcttttttaCAAGCACCACAAACCGACTAAATATCATGAAGCTCGCTGTACAACCTCTCAAGTGTTATGCTGGTGACCCACTTACAGACCCACCACACTATGGTCCAACTGAAAACGGACGTGTCTATTTTACTATTTTAGATGGGTGCACTGGACGAGTCCAGTCTTGCATAGggtgcatttttacatttattttttagACTAGAGTGATTATGCAAGGACCTTTTTTGATGTTTCGGACTGCTTCATTTTACACAGGGGTGTCGGCTGAGACAGTCAATTCCTGACAGTTTAATTTATACAGAACAACACTCTGCCACAACTGCGCACGAAATCTAACTTTGTAATAGTTACACCACGAATATAAACAACTAAAAACTGCTATATCACTGAATCTGTGGTGGCATCGTTGTGCCATATGGCCTATCGATTTTACAGAACTCTTGATGAATTTTGTTGATAAAAAACGAATCATTTTCAATCTTTGTGTATTTGTCGTCTTTTCAGTCAGACATGTACTTGTATGCTtttcatgatattcccattatgaagaaaatgatgcAGAGACGCCGCCAACGTGATATACTCgctaaacaaaaacacagtttctAATCTTCCTAAATGGCACTTATGTACTGAAAATCGTTCTGTTATTAAATATGGCCAGAGCGCTAAAGCATTGTCTTGATCCTAGCCGAGGCGTTTCCATGTTGTAACGGTTTATCACTTTAAAGGTCCTTTTTGTTCTCGATAATGCAAAAGTACGGATGTTAATTAAactactttcaacacttgaatatcaaagtaaaacccgtgggcaaaaggtaaaaagtgatttgagtacccaaaattactttgtaacttttctacatacgaatgaaggctcacctgggggataacggCTAatgctaagcgaacccttcggtaaccgcaaaaaaagcgaccccttacgatcggacttccgaagcttcaaacaaaatgtgcgttactttcaacacttgaatatcaaagtaaaacccgtgggcaaaaggtaaaaagtgatttgagtacccaaaattactttgtaacttttctacatacgaatgaaggctcacctgggggataaccgctaaccgctaagcgaacccttcggtaaccgcaaaaaaagcgaccccttacgatcggacttccgaagtttcaaacaaaatgtgcgttactttcaacacttgaatatcaaagtaaaacccgtgggcaaaaggtaaaaagtgatttgagtacccaaaattactttgtaacttttctacatacgaatgaaggctcacctggggaataaccgctaaccgctaagcgaacccttcggtaaccgcaaaaaaagcgaccccttacgaaacccgtgggcaaaaggtaaaaagtgatttgagtacccaaaattactttgtaacttttctacatacgaatgaaggctcacctggggaataaccgctaaccgctaagcgaacccttcggtaaccgcaaaaaaagcgaccccttacgatcgaacttccgaaatttcaaacaaaatgtgcgttactttcaactcttgaatattatagtaaaacccgtgggcaaaaggtaaaaagtgatttgagtacccaaaattactttgtaacttttctacatacgaatgaaggctcacctgggggataaccgctaaccgctaagcgaacccttcggtaaccgcaaaaaaagcgaccccttacgatcggacttccgaaatttcaaacaaaatgtgcgttactttcaactcTTGAATagcaaagtaaaacccgtgggcgaaaggtaaaaagtgatttgagtacccaaaattactttgtaacttttctacatacgaatgaaggctcacctgggggataaccgctaaccgctaagcgaacccttcggtaaccgcaaaaaaagcgaccccttacgatcggacttccgaaatttcaaataaaatgtgcgttactttcaacacttgaatatcaaagtaaaacccgtgggcaaaaggtaaaaagtgatttgagtacccaaaattactttgtaacttttctacatacgaatgaaggctcacctgggggattaccgctaaccgctaagcgaacccttcggtaaccgcaaaaaaagcgaccccttacgatcggacttccgaagtttcaaacaaaatgtgcgttactttcaacacttgaatatcataagaaaacccgtgggcaaaaggtaaaaagtgatttgagtacccaaaattactttgtaacttttctacatacgaatgaaggctgacctgggggataacctctaaccgctaagcgaacccttcggtgaccccttacgatctgacttccgaaatttcaaacaaaatgtgcgttactttcaacacttgagtatcatagtaaaacccgtgggcaaaaggtaaaaagtgatttgagtacccaatattactttgtaacttttctacatacgaatgaaggctcacctgggggattaccgctaaccgctaagcgaacccttcggtaaccgcaaaaaaagcgaccccttacgatcggacttccgaagtttcaaacaaaatgtgcgttactttcaacacttgaatatcaaagtaaaacccgtgggcaaaaggtaaaaagtgatttgagtacccaaaattactttgtaacttttctacatacgaatgaaggctcacctgggggataaccgctaaccgctaagcgaacccttcggtaaccgcaaaaaaagcgaccccttacgatcggacttccgaaatttcaaacaaaatgtgcgttactttcaactcTTGAATagcaaagtaaaacccgtgggcgaaaggtaaaaagtgatttgagtacccaaaattactttgtaacttttctacatacgaatgaaggctcacctggggaataaccgctaaccgctaagcgaacccttcggtaaccgcaaaaaagcgaccccttacgatcggacttccgaaatttcaaacaaaatgtgcgttactttcaactcttgaatattatagtaaaacccgtgggcgaaaggtaaaaagtgatttgagtacccaaaattactttgtaacttttctacatacgaatgaaggctcacctgggggaaaACCGCTAaccgaacccttcggtaaccgcaaaaaagggaccccttacgatcggacttccgaaatttcaaacataatgtgcgttactttcaacacttgagtatcataagaaaacccgtgggcaaaaggtaaaaagtgatttgagtacccaaaattactttgtatcttttctacatacgaatgaaggctgacctgggggataaccgctaaacCGCTAAGCGACCCTTCGGtaaccccttacgatcggacttccgaaatttcaaacaaaatgtgcgttactttcaacacttgagtatcatagtaaaacccgtgggcaaaaggtaaaaagtgatttgagtacccaaaattactttgtaacttttctacatacgaatgaaggctcacctgggggattaccgctaaccgctaagcgaacccttcggtaaccgcaaaaaagcgaccccttacgatcggacttccgaaatttcaaacaaaatgtgcgttactttcaactcttgaatattatagtaaaacccgtgggcaaaaggtaaaaagtgatttgagtacccaaaattactttgtaacttttctacatacgaatgaaggctgacctgggggataaccgctaaccgctaagcgaacccttcggtaaccgcaaaaaagcgaccccttacgataggacttccgaaatttcaaacaaaatgtgcgttactttcaacacttgagtagaCACTTTTACATACATCTACGTGGAAAGGCTGGAAGAATGCTCAATATTTTCATGTCTTGGAGCAGTGTAAATAGCATCATCTTATCAATATGGTGAAAATACTCATTGGTGAAAAAGCACCACCCAGCGTCTTTCTCAAGAGCAACAGGTGCAACACTGAGATGtcgaatcagcaccaaggatatcGCCCATCTTTGCCTTTTCCGGGGTTGGCGGCAGGTATCAATGTTTGgtttatgtaaattgaaaaaaaaaacgaattttagcGTAACAATGGTGGTCAGTGACTCATCTACCGACTCATAATTTGTTAACATTATAATAGTTTCATGGATTATACAGAGTATTGCTTTTTCTAGCcattccgcgagagaaagtagtccatTCCATGAACGCGGAGCGGCTTGACTATTTTGCAGACAGCTTGCTGGGGGAATAGACCAAAAGTCTATTATCTAGTTGATATAACTATCCAACCTTCTTTATGGGCCTGTTTACAATATCGAATTGTCGTTTAATGGGGAGATAGTACCAAGTTTATTCACCGCCACAACCCGGTTGTTATTCTTGTGGTCATCCGCGGTACCGAACAGGAATGATGAAACGAtcgttgtattaaaaaaaatgctaacaTGTTCTTATGTGTACAATCAAAAAGATCAAGTCAAGTAGATTACCTCTGCCCGTTCACAAACAACAGTCTAAAGTCTAAAGAGGGGCTTAAACCTTAGAAATAAGCCAACGCAATATTTGTTTGGGACAATTTCTTTCAGTTCTAACAGAGACAATCCAGGATCATTCCTCCTTGCGTTCGATTTTTCGTTCTGTTTACCCTGGTTACCATGGACACGGGTTCCACACAGATGACAAGTTCCAGTCCGTGAACTaggtaagaaaatttgttttctctttTTAAAACGAAGAAAATGGGTTGAATTACTAGTAAAAAGTCACAAGTCTTTGCCTAGTTTTACGTCTAGCTGTTGTGTACACACCACAAATGTAGTAAGAGCTCTTAAAAGTCCGAAGGTTTTGGCTACACACATGTATAAAGCAGGAACAAATTCATTCTGCTGTTCGGGACTAACTTTTCAAGGTCAATTCTACACTTAGTAGAAGGGAGtaagttttgtttgtaaatgttgatatatCTGATATGCTGAAATATCTGCAAGCATATTAACGTATTGTAGCTGTGGATTAAATCGGAGACACTAAGGAATATCTAACAGATTTTGACTTTATTAACGCCCCGCACTTTCTAGGTCTGACGTTCTGACAAGTCGAGAATTTGCGACAGtttgttttctgaacttccgAAGTGTACGCGACTGTGTCGACGTGAGGAAATATGACAACGTTGTCAAAAGAAGATGGGAGAAGTGTTGAGCGAAAGATGAAGGTAAGTTGTCCATTCCTTGTCGGTCATTtccgaaaataaaaaaaaaacgttcaacTTTCTAGTTGGGAACACACGGATACCGATTCTCTTTTGCACCCCAGTTACACCCGATCGTTGCATTTATTTTCCTCTTACTTTTTCAACGACTATTCAGAGATTTCTGACAAGTTGACCCAACTACACAAACTTTCATATATTTCCATAGGTTACTTTTATTAATTCTATAATCAACATGTTCACCTTTTGACCTTCTTTTTCTTACCCTTTGCTTTTCCTTgctctgttgtgttgtgtttgtgtttgtgttctcATTCCAGCCTGTTCCCTTTCCTACTCTCAGCAGAGTCAGGGAGGAGAAGCAGCAACCTCCTTTAGCCAGTAAGAAACTGTTTAGTCAGTTTATGATGtcgttatgatgatgatgatttcagaAGTAGCCAGTGTTCACaacaatcagaaaaaaacaatgggGAGGGATGGCCAAATACATATATTTCAGCCCACAccaatacaatttttacagttactcaagcaacttgatgaAATTTGGagacagatgtttcagacagtctATTGTAAGTGAGTGGAAAAGAATCTGTAACATATCAATTCAGATTTTTGCTTTTAATCCTGATTCTCCATTAACTCTATGTACACTGACTGGAGACAGTggaatgctgtctgaaacatctgaccattgctaaattctatccagttgcttgagtaacagttgCTGTTACTTTACATGTCTTactttacctggatgtctaaccttcatcaacatgtcCTGACTGGTAAGGTCTTGAACCATGGTATTGACTCAGTGTGGCCTTTATATATTCATGTATAAGGAGCAGTTGTATTTTTCCCAATACATGGccacaaacatttcaactgTAATGTGAAAGGACTTACTTGTAAAATCAGCCTCTATGCCTTCAAATTGTCACTGAGAAGGCAAAGTTTACACAATATAATGGAATTCTGCATTTGAACTCTGAGTAAAAGTAGAAACAGCATATATTTAAGGTATGTTTGCAAGGATATTACTGTAACATCACTTTAACTGTCTCTATCTGTTATTCCAGCAGTCTGAGGAGAGATACATATTCTACAGTCCAGGAGACGCTGTATGCTCTTCACAAGTAAGTAACTTTATATGTAGAAAGAACCTATAATGGCACCATGGATAATGCATTGTTGCTAATGTTTGGCAATATCCAATTGCTATTTCAGAGTAATACAGTTTCAGAACAGCTTTGCTTGAATTACAGCTTGCACTTTATCACATCTGTTAGTGCCACATactttcctttgtttgtttactagACTCACATGATTTGTGGGATACCCATATGGATTGTCTGTATGAAGTCACACGATGCTTTGTACATCAATTCCTCAACACTTGTTATTCTTATTCCAGATTGTTTCTCGAGAAAAAGGAAGATGGCTCCCCATTTAACAGGTAAGACTATGGTTTCTGTGTGGGGATTTCTTCTGAGGTAAACATTAGAATGTAAAATGTAGTCATAGGCTGCATCAATGAAGGTATTTATTCGACATATGCATCCAGTTAATCTACCTGAAACCtcagaccatttccaaaattatatccagttgattgtcaaggagtaattgctatttgacgTAGTCAGGCTGATTTCagacttcctttttttctcattagAAAAAAAGAGACCATATGTACCTTTTAGAAGACCCCCAAATACTCATATAATACTATTAATAATAGTTCTTGTCTTCCTTGTCATCAATGTTTTTCCATCTATTGGATGCAGAAAATgttcttgtccttggtgctgaatgaaaaTCTGCTGCATGTGTGCATGAGCACatcatgtctgtgtgtgtgcgcacatgCACAAGTGTAtctatttttgtgtgtatctAATGTATGTAACCtgtatgtatgttatatatacataatataacattgtgtgtgtgtgtctgtatgtgtgtgtttgtatctgtgtgtgtgtttgtgtgtgtgtatgtctgtgttgtgcatttgtgtgtgtgtgtgtgtgcatatgtgtgtgtgtgcgtgtgtgtgtgtgtgtgtgtgttagagagagggagagagaggaaTGGGCATTTTCCAGCTTGCCAGCTTGTTTGAAAGCAAATAGACTAATCCTTCCTAATTTACAGGGAGGCTGCAGAGCTTGTAGAGCTGGCTCAAGAGTAAGTTAACAGATCACTTTTAATTTCTTATTGCCATTTAAGTCAGCAAATATCCAATACTACAATCAAATACTTCACTGACATTGTATCAAACTAATAtctaagaggaagagtatgtgTAACACACCCGCTTTGTAAGCATAAGGTGCTAGCTTATAGATATATAATGTTAAAGAGAGAGCATTAATAAAGTCTATCATAGGAAAATTGTGTTTGCAAAGTCATTGACAGAATTGATTGTTTTGAATTCTCTCCCCCAAACAGGCAAGCTGAAGCTGCTGAGGATGACCTGGTCAGGACGTCCTTCCATAATGCAGAACTGCAGATGCTACTAACTGATGAGAAGCTGTGAGTCTTTCAGTCTTTATCATTTTCTACTGTTTGATTTCTACCATGTATTTAGTTCTGTTTCTACTGCCTTTAAAagtccttatacccctgtcacattatccacaatctttgggcgtatcgatggaagatcggccatatttaagattgacagagggttgcacttatttttcacctgaaaactgtctttgtcacatataagccatactttgtaccttatTGTTGTGCACTGAAATTATTATCGTAAGTGAGGCTTAGGCAATTGCCACAGAATCATTGTCCGATCAATTTTTGCTTAATGTGACGGGTATTCTAAGGCCCCTTCCTCCTCTCCGTCAAGTATCTCCAAGTTTCTTGCACTCACGATGATACATCTGATGACCACAGTGACTGTAAAAATCCTGAACGTCCAGTGTTGATAAGATAGACCttcttgaaaaatgttttaatttgCAGTTTTTAGAGGCTGTGACTAGAATGGTATTATACTATATGATCTGACACAATGAGCAATTTTGTATACTCACTACAATTTATGTCAATGCATATTGTACATTTCATTATTACAGACAAGCAGATGATGCAAAGGTCCAGCATGAAAGGTAAGAACAATTTTTAGCTCTTCAGTTTTGGTCCATTCTTTCAGATCTTGCAGTAATTGTAAGGCACTTAATAATGTAAGTTTTTCCCATACCAGCATTCCATAACATTTTGTATCCATTGCAATAAATGCTTTTATTAAACCATATGATTTGTTCTCAAATACAGGGAGCTCTCTCAGGCCCATGCAGACCTAGAAATGTGAGTAGTTGTTTGACTTTTGTCCTTAAAATATATTTGTTGTAGTCAAGAATGACCATTCTAAGTATTATATATGAAATTGATAGGAAAGACTCATTTTGCATAAGGTGATTTCTCCTGAAAATAATCAAATGGAAGTTTTTGTGAAGAGACATCATATTAAGCAACATGGATTCACGCGCCTTAGTTATCATAAGATATAAGTTAAGGAAACCTTACACCTAAACAAATAAAAAGGGCTATTGATAAACAATTGTTTTCATAAACACATTATAATAGAGTGTACTTCGTCATCTCTATCTATTAGGGCCATCTGCGACCTACAGGAGGAAAAAAACAGGTTTGTAATTATTTTAACTTCTTTATGTACTTTTCAGTTTTGTATCTTGTGGAAAAATAGTAGTACTTGTCCaacaaataattttgtttgaaaatttcaggaagaaatgaaaactttgtttgcacTAATTCTAtcttagttttaaaaaaagcagTCCATTTTGTATTTGCTTGCTTTTATTAAGTTAATGACGAATTGTATTGTTGATACCTGTTTACTATTCATACCCCCTGTAGTGAGTGTATATACCTCATATCTTGTCTGCACCATGTATTGTGTCCTTACCCTTGAAGAGTCCAATGTATTACCCCAGTAATGTCCATGTCCCCTGGAGTGCCAGACATCGTACACCATTAAAAATAACTGTGCTGTCTATAGCCCCTGTGTACTCCCTGTGGTGTCCAAACTGCCCACAGTGTCAGTATAGCCCCTTACGTATCCATGATTTATCCACTGTTTTGTTACTCAGTACAATAACACAAGGACTGCTCCAGAATAGGAGAGAGGTCTTTTCTTATActtcaggtgtttttttttgtgtcagCAGTATCTGTAGATGCTGtgaattttttcttgttgtaaaAACTGTGCACCAGTTTACATTCCAATCATCATTATCTGCACCAGGAGTGCCCAGAAGCACCTCGAGATTGACTGTTTGAAGGCACAGGTGTCAGTCCTGAAGTCAGGAGGGGCCCGGTGAGTTATCTTCTGTGTCTTTTGGCAACACTTCAGGGGTGCTTTTTATTACATagcatgaaatatttatattttgcaTTAGTTGCTTTAATATAACAGCTTGACTAAAGGTAGAATTATAGATAAGCTTATATTTGATGTCTTAATTATTTCCAGTTTCAGCAGTAGACATGAAGCCAGAGCCCACATCTCACTTGAAGAGGCAGAAGGGATGGCATACAGGATCGCAGAGCTGGAAGTCCTGTTGGAGGAACAGAGGAAGTGGGTTGACTCAATATGAGAAATATATGACACTTTTATTTTGTCAACATTCTTCCCTGggcctgtttgtgtttgtgactTCACTGCAAATCCAGGCTCACGTCTTGGTGTGCTTTGTCCCAATTTCAATTTTGCTGTTGACATTTTCATGTACTTTCCAATTGGGATGTGATTAAAACTTGATTAatgaaaatgattaattttATGGCATTTTATGTTGCCCTACAGTGAAAACATCAAGCTGACAGCACAGTTACAACAGTCTAAAGAAGAGAGGCTGCCAGCTGTCACAGAACAACAAGACCcctctttcctgcctgagtgcttcctaACCCACTGCCCCTCACCTATTGATgaggaagagatgctgccagcagacatggaacgcaaagaggactctttcctgcctgagtgcttcctggcccACTGCCCCTCACCAATGGACGACAAGGATAATATgctgccagcagacatggaacGCAAAGAgaactctttcctgcctgagtgcttcctggccTACAGCGCCTCACCAATGAATGACAATGAGGAAGGgctgccagcagacatggaatgcaaagaggactctttcctgcctgagtgcttctTGGCCTGCAGCGCCTCACCAATGAATGACAAGGATGATATgctgccagcagacatggaacgcaaagaggactctttcctgcctgagtgcttctTGGCCTGCAGCGCCTCACCAATGAATGACAATGAGGAAGGgctgccagcagacatggaatgcaaagaggactctttcctgcctgagtgcttctTGGCCTGCAGCGCCTCACCAATGAATGACAAGGATGATATgctgccagcagacatggaatgcaaagaggactctttcctgcctgagtgcttcctaGCCCGCTGCCCCTCACCAATGGATGATGAGGAGGAGATGCTGACCTATGACATGAACATGGACATTGCTCCCCTCTTGGAAGAGCTGCTCATCAACTCCAGCTCTCTCCTGCAAGCAGATTCAGTGGCAGCCTTAGATCAGGAGTCGCAGGACATTTTGTGTCTATCTGAACTGCTGAGTTCAACGTCTCCTGCGAGCTTGACAGCATCGTGTGATGGACGTCAGGCAAAATCTCAAGACACCAAAATGGTAAAGTCGCAAGCTTCAGTGAACAAGGTGACATGCAGTGGACTTCTTCGGTCTATGCTACAAGAGGCGCATGAGATCTTGTGTCTTAGTGAAAAGTTGAGCACACTGTCAGCTCACCATGACAAGACAGAGCCAATCAAAGTGAAGAATGGCCAGGTTGTGAAGACAGAGCTTCCCACAGAGGCGACCTACTGGACAACAGTGGAGCCTTGCCAGGGGTCATGTTGTTACACAACCACTTACATCAGCAGCAACAAGGACATTACAGTCTACCAACAGCTGTGAACTGTTCCACTGTTCTGTAATGAATTGTTCGTGATATGAAAGCATATGCTGTCAAAGTGATAGTATGATGATATATTCCAATGTGTTTTCCCGAGGTCTTATTTGTAAACAAGGAGAGATCTGACAACAATTTTatcaagaaatgaaaaatatatatttgtaagCAAGGAGAGATCTGACAATAATTTTatcaagaaatgaaaaatatatatatactgtaagtACAATcttatcaaatattttcaacatgcgAGATGCTCTATTTTCAAGCCAAGCAATCTTATGTGATGTTGTTTGTCACAATTGCTGTGAAGGAGACATGCAATCTGACAATACAATGTGTGAAGTGTGTACAGGGCTGCGCTGTATTCCTTGTTCTCACAGTTTATGGCTGCTACACATTTTATGACTAGTCTTTACATTGAACGATCTTATTGATACGTCTATAACTGCAGGCTATGCTGAGTCAGAGGTTCCCGGAAGCAAGACAAAGACAGGTTGCCCCCGAAAAATTCAGCCCAAATCAAGCATTTTGAAAAGGACATCAATGGACAGAGATGCTTCTTGTTGCACATAATAGCATTGAAACTTAAAGTGTTGGTTGGAAGCGTTAGCCTTTCACAACAGTCTACGGAAAATATAAACTCCACGACTTCAATTGGTAAAATACGAAGGATACAAATCACTTACAATCTAATACTCTAAAAGATATTGTCTTGTCTgcaaaatgttttgaacattgtcATTCTTGATTGTGAATGGGCACATTTTAGTAACAAAATTCGATAAGCCTTAAAGATTAATGAACCCCTTTGCCATTCGCCATTTCCCCAAGGCCGAATTTTGGAGGCGGTCAAGAATGATGAGGAATTACAGTAATAAAGGGTTgatgccccgccccgaggtgtatatggtgagataatccctggtcaggtgcgataaccaccgaataaaccgaATGGGGGCATTTTAGGCCTGCCCCAAATTTCATCTCACATAACACCAGAACAGCTTACGCAAAAGCCACCAGATCTTGTGAGTtctcctaaaatattgttggcaacaatttcacgaagttttcaatttttttcaatattttcgtAACCGT from Branchiostoma floridae strain S238N-H82 unplaced genomic scaffold, Bfl_VNyyK Sc7u5tJ_1465, whole genome shotgun sequence encodes:
- the LOC118407778 gene encoding uncharacterized protein LOC118407778 isoform X14 — protein: MTTLSKEDGRSVERKMKQSQGGEAATSFSHSLRRDTYSTVQETLYALHKLFLEKKEDGSPFNRQAEAAEDDLVRTSFHNAELQMLLTDEKLQADDAKVQHERELSQAHADLEMAICDLQEEKNRSAQKHLEIDCLKAQVSVLKSGGARFSSRHEARAHISLEEAEGMAYRIAELEVLLEEQRNENIKLTAQLQQSKEERLPAVTEQQDPSFLPECFLTHCPSPIDEEEMLPADMERKEDSFLPECFLAHCPSPMDDKDNMLPADMERKENSFLPECFLAYSASPMNDNEEGLPADMECKEDSFLPECFLACSASPMNDKDDMLPADMERKEDSFLPECFLACSASPMNDNEEGLPADMECKEDSFLPECFLACSASPMNDKDDMLPADMECKEDSFLPECFLARCPSPMDDEEEMLTYDMNMDIAPLLEELLINSSSLLQADSVAALDQESQDILCLSELLSSTSPASLTASCDGRQAKSQDTKMVKSQASVNKVTCSGLLRSMLQEAHEILCLSEKLSTLSAHHDKTEPIKVKNGQVVKTELPTEATYWTTVEPCQGSCCYTTTYISSNKDITVYQQL
- the LOC118407778 gene encoding uncharacterized protein LOC118407778 isoform X13, whose translation is MTTLSKEDGRSVERKMKSQGGEAATSFSHLRRDTYSTVQETLYALHKLFLEKKEDGSPFNREAAELVELAQEQAEAAEDDLVRTSFHNAELQMLLTDEKLQADDAKVQHERELSQAHADLEMAICDLQEEKNRSAQKHLEIDCLKAQVSVLKSGGARFSSRHEARAHISLEEAEGMAYRIAELEVLLEEQRNENIKLTAQLQQSKEERLPAVTEQQDPSFLPECFLTHCPSPIDEEEMLPADMERKEDSFLPECFLAHCPSPMDDKDNMLPADMERKENSFLPECFLAYSASPMNDNEEGLPADMECKEDSFLPECFLACSASPMNDKDDMLPADMERKEDSFLPECFLACSASPMNDNEEGLPADMECKEDSFLPECFLACSASPMNDKDDMLPADMECKEDSFLPECFLARCPSPMDDEEEMLTYDMNMDIAPLLEELLINSSSLLQADSVAALDQESQDILCLSELLSSTSPASLTASCDGRQAKSQDTKMVKSQASVNKVTCSGLLRSMLQEAHEILCLSEKLSTLSAHHDKTEPIKVKNGQVVKTELPTEATYWTTVEPCQGSCCYTTTYISSNKDITVYQQL
- the LOC118407778 gene encoding uncharacterized protein LOC118407778 isoform X10 gives rise to the protein MATLSKEDGRTVERKMKQSQGGEAATSFSHSLRRDTGTVQETLYTLHQLFLKKREDGSPFNREAAELLELAQEQAEAAEDDLVRTSFHNAELQMLLTDEKLQADDAKVQHERELSQAHADLEMAICDLQEEKNRSAQKHLEIDCLKAQVSVLKSGGARFSSRHEARAHISLEEAEGMAYRIAELEVLLEEQRNENIKLTAQLQQSKEERLPAVTEQQDPSFLPECFLTHCPSPIDEEEMLPADMERKEDSFLPECFLAHCPSPMDDKDNMLPADMERKENSFLPECFLAYSASPMNDNEEGLPADMECKEDSFLPECFLACSASPMNDKDDMLPADMERKEDSFLPECFLACSASPMNDNEEGLPADMECKEDSFLPECFLACSASPMNDKDDMLPADMECKEDSFLPECFLARCPSPMDDEEEMLTYDMNMDIAPLLEELLINSSSLLQADSVAALDQESQDILCLSELLSSTSPASLTASCDGRQAKSQDTKMVKSQASVNKVTCSGLLRSMLQEAHEILCLSEKLSTLSAHHDKTEPIKVKNGQVVKTELPTEATYWTTVEPCQGSCCYTTTYISSNKDITVYQQL
- the LOC118407778 gene encoding uncharacterized protein LOC118407778 isoform X17 — its product is MATLSKEDGRTVERKMKQSQGGEAATSFSHSLRRDTGTVQETLYTLHQLFLKKREDGSPFNRQAEAAEDDLVRTSFHNAELQMLLTDEKLQADDAKVQHERELSQAHADLEMAICDLQEEKNRSAQKHLEIDCLKAQVSVLKSGGARFSSRHEARAHISLEEAEGMAYRIAELEVLLEEQRNENIKLTAQLQQSKEERLPAVTEQQDPSFLPECFLTHCPSPIDEEEMLPADMERKEDSFLPECFLAHCPSPMDDKDNMLPADMERKENSFLPECFLAYSASPMNDNEEGLPADMECKEDSFLPECFLACSASPMNDKDDMLPADMERKEDSFLPECFLACSASPMNDNEEGLPADMECKEDSFLPECFLACSASPMNDKDDMLPADMECKEDSFLPECFLARCPSPMDDEEEMLTYDMNMDIAPLLEELLINSSSLLQADSVAALDQESQDILCLSELLSSTSPASLTASCDGRQAKSQDTKMVKSQASVNKVTCSGLLRSMLQEAHEILCLSEKLSTLSAHHDKTEPIKVKNGQVVKTELPTEATYWTTVEPCQGSCCYTTTYISSNKDITVYQQL